A stretch of Ciconia boyciana chromosome 34, ASM3463844v1, whole genome shotgun sequence DNA encodes these proteins:
- the RENBP gene encoding N-acylglucosamine 2-epimerase, whose protein sequence is MELLSEWRDRVAAELDATIAFWERHSHDPQHGGFFSCLSRDGTVYDETKYVWMQGRQVWVYSRLYRTVPRFRRPELLEAARAGGEFLLRCARLSPGSPRVAFALTRDGRPVRVQRTVFSEAFCAMGLDELGRAAEEPRYRAAAREWVLAVAGWARGDPQEWGRPRLPGCPPQQALAVPMVVLALAQQLLEGTRGDAEMEALAEWGAQRLLLHLQRGDSVVLENVSPEGRELPGSAGRLLNPGHAAEAGWLLLAFAGRRGDAALGARAVAGLVEGPLRWGWDPRHGGLFAFLDADGHCPTQLEWSMKLWWPQAEAMVALLAAYTHQPGPQLLRDFQRVATYVFDKFPDPEHGEWFGYLSREGNVALTIKGGPFKGCFHVARALLLCEEMLEGLLQRGAGPPPPNKPARPSA, encoded by the exons ATGGAGTTGCTGAGCGAGTGGCGGGACCGGGTGGCGGCGGAGCTGGACGCGACCATCGCCTTCTGGGAGCGCCACTCCCACGACCCCCAGCACGG CGGCTTCTTCTCCTGCCTGAGCCGCGACGGGACCGTCTACGACGAGACCAAGTACGTCTGGATGCAGGGCCGGCAG GTGTGGGTCTACTCCCGCCTCTACCGCACGGTGCCCCGCTTCCGACGCCCCGAGCTCCTGGAGGCGGCTCGTGCCG GGGGGGAGTTCCTGCTGCGCTGCGCCCGCCTgagccccggctccccccgcgtCGCCTTCGCCCTGACGCGGGACGGGCGCCCGGTGCGGGTCCAACGCACCGTCTTCAGCGAAGCCTTCTGCGCCATGGGGCTGGACGAGCTGGGGCGCGCCGCCGAGGAGCCCCGCTACCGG gcggcggcgcgggAGTGGGTGCTGGCGGTGGCGGGCTGGGCGCGGGGGGACCCCCAGGAGTGGGGGCGCCCCCGGCTGccggggtgccccccccagcagGCGCTGGCCGTCCCCATGGTGGTGCTGGCCCTGgcgcagcagctgctggaggggacGCGGGGGGACGCCGAGATGGAGGCGCTGGCCGAGTGGGGGGCCCAGcgcctgctcctgcacctccAG cgCGGGGACTCGGTGGTGCTGGAGAACGTCTCCCCCGAGGGCCGGGAGCTGCCGGGGAGCGCGGGCCGGCTGCTGAACCCCG GTCACGCCGCGGAGgcgggctggctgctgctggccttcgcggggcggcggggggacgcggCGCTGGGGGCGCGCGCCGTGGCCGGCCTGGTGGAGGGGCCGCTgcggtggggctgggacccccggCACGGGGGGCTCTTCGCCTTCCTGGACGCCGACGGGCACTGCCCCACCCAG CTGGAGTGGAGCATGAAGCTGTGGTGGCCGCAGGCGGAGGCCATGGTTGCCCTCCTGGCCGCCTACACCCACCAGCCCGGGCCCCAGCTCCTGCGCGACTTCCAGCGCGTCGCCACCTACGTCTTCGACAA gtttccGGACCCCGAGCACGGCGAGTGGTTCGGGTACCTGTCGCGGGAGGGGAACGTGGCGCTCACCATCAAGGGGGGACCCTTCAAAG GCTGCTTCCACGTGGCGCGGGCGCTGCTGCTGTGCGAGGAGATGCTGGAGGGGCTCCTGCAGCGGGGCGcgggccccccgccccccaataAACCCGCCCGTCCGTCCGCC